The following proteins are co-located in the Campylobacter concisus genome:
- the fusA gene encoding elongation factor G yields MAERKTPLHKVRNIGIAAHIDAGKTTTSERILFFTGMSHKIGEVHDGAATMDWMEQEKERGITITSAATTAFWKGYQINLIDTPGHVDFTIEVERSMRVLDGTVSVFCSVGGVQPQSETVWRQANKYHVPRIVFVNKMDRIGANFFRVEEQIRERLKANPIPIQIPIGAEDNFRGVVDLVRMKAYVWNDEKKPTDYVEEEIPAEVKEKAEEYRAKLIEAVSETDDSLMEKFFAGEELSEEEIKKGIKAGCLRMTITPMLCGTAFKNKGIQPLLDAVVDYLPAPDEIAAINGVYEDGAEVTVESTDDGEFAALAFKIMTDPFVGQLTFIRVYRGSLESGSYAYNTVQDCKERIGRLLKMHSNKREEITELFAGEIGAVVGLKNTLTGDTLASEKDKVILERMDFPEPVISVAVEPKTKADQEKMAIALQKLAQEDPSFRVSTDEESGQTIISGMGELHLEIIVDRMLREFKVDAEVGQPQVAYRETIRKTVEQEYKYAKQSGGRGQYGHVFLRIEPLPAASGFEFVNDIKGGVVPKEYIPAVEKGCKEALQSGVLAGYPVEDVKVTLFDGSYHEVDSSEMAFKLAASMGFKEGARKAGAVILEPMMKVEVETPEEYMGDVIGDLNKRRGQVNSMDDRNGVKIIAAYCPLAQMFGYSTDLRSMTQGRATYSMEFDHYEEVPKNVSDEIIKKRNG; encoded by the coding sequence ATGGCAGAGAGAAAAACGCCTTTACATAAGGTAAGAAATATCGGTATTGCGGCTCACATTGATGCTGGAAAGACAACTACTAGTGAGAGAATTTTATTCTTTACTGGCATGAGCCATAAAATAGGTGAGGTTCATGATGGTGCTGCTACCATGGACTGGATGGAACAAGAAAAAGAGCGTGGTATTACTATTACTTCAGCTGCAACTACGGCATTTTGGAAGGGTTATCAAATAAACCTAATTGACACTCCGGGACACGTTGACTTTACTATCGAAGTTGAGCGTTCTATGCGTGTTCTTGACGGTACTGTTTCAGTATTTTGTTCTGTTGGAGGTGTTCAACCACAATCAGAAACTGTTTGGAGACAAGCAAATAAATATCACGTACCAAGAATCGTTTTTGTTAATAAAATGGACAGAATTGGTGCAAATTTCTTTAGAGTTGAAGAGCAAATCAGGGAAAGACTAAAAGCAAACCCAATTCCTATTCAAATTCCTATAGGTGCCGAGGATAACTTTAGAGGTGTGGTTGACCTTGTAAGAATGAAAGCTTATGTTTGGAATGATGAGAAAAAACCAACTGACTATGTTGAAGAAGAAATTCCAGCTGAAGTTAAAGAAAAAGCAGAGGAATACCGTGCAAAACTAATCGAAGCAGTTTCAGAGACAGATGATAGCTTGATGGAGAAATTTTTTGCTGGTGAAGAGCTAAGTGAAGAAGAGATCAAAAAAGGCATAAAAGCAGGCTGCTTGAGAATGACTATCACGCCTATGCTTTGCGGAACTGCGTTTAAGAACAAAGGTATCCAACCTCTACTTGATGCTGTTGTTGATTATTTACCAGCTCCAGATGAGATCGCAGCAATAAATGGTGTTTATGAAGATGGCGCTGAAGTAACTGTTGAAAGTACAGATGATGGCGAATTTGCCGCTCTTGCGTTTAAGATTATGACTGACCCGTTTGTTGGACAGCTAACATTTATCCGTGTTTATAGAGGAAGCCTTGAAAGTGGTAGCTATGCTTACAACACAGTTCAAGACTGCAAAGAGAGAATCGGCCGTTTACTAAAAATGCACTCAAATAAACGTGAAGAGATTACTGAGCTTTTCGCTGGTGAGATCGGCGCTGTTGTTGGTCTAAAAAATACTCTAACAGGCGATACTCTAGCAAGTGAAAAAGATAAAGTTATCCTTGAGAGAATGGACTTCCCAGAGCCAGTTATCAGTGTTGCAGTTGAGCCAAAAACAAAGGCAGATCAAGAAAAAATGGCGATCGCTCTTCAAAAACTAGCTCAAGAAGATCCAAGCTTTAGAGTTAGCACTGATGAAGAGAGCGGACAAACTATCATTAGTGGTATGGGTGAGCTTCACCTTGAGATCATTGTCGATCGTATGCTTCGTGAATTTAAGGTAGATGCTGAAGTTGGACAACCACAAGTTGCTTATCGTGAAACTATTCGTAAGACAGTTGAACAAGAGTATAAGTATGCTAAACAATCAGGCGGTCGTGGTCAATACGGTCACGTATTTTTACGTATTGAGCCGCTTCCAGCTGCTAGTGGATTTGAGTTTGTTAATGATATCAAAGGTGGTGTTGTTCCAAAAGAATATATTCCAGCTGTTGAAAAAGGCTGCAAAGAGGCACTTCAAAGCGGTGTTCTTGCTGGTTACCCAGTTGAAGACGTTAAAGTTACGCTATTTGATGGTAGCTACCATGAAGTTGACTCATCTGAAATGGCATTTAAACTTGCTGCTTCAATGGGATTCAAGGAAGGTGCTAGAAAGGCAGGTGCTGTTATTCTTGAGCCTATGATGAAGGTTGAAGTTGAAACTCCAGAAGAGTATATGGGTGATGTTATAGGCGACCTTAACAAACGCCGTGGCCAAGTAAATTCAATGGATGATAGAAATGGCGTAAAGATTATTGCAGCTTATTGTCCATTAGCTCAAATGTTTGGCTATTCAACAGATCTTCGCTCAATGACTCAAGGTCGTGCAACTTATTCAATGGAATTTGATCACTACGAAGAAGTTCCTAAAAACGTAAGTGATGAAATCATTAAAAAGAGAAATGGCTAA
- the rpsG gene encoding 30S ribosomal protein S7: MRRRKAPVREVLPDPIYGNKIITKFINSLMYDGKKSVATEIMYGAIKAIEKKNAEVKGIDIFNDAIENVKPILEVKSRRVGGATYQVPVEVRPARQQALAIRWLITYARKRSERTMIDKLANELLDAANSKGASFKKKEDTYKMAEANKAFAHYRW; encoded by the coding sequence ATGAGAAGAAGAAAAGCCCCTGTAAGGGAAGTCTTACCTGATCCGATTTACGGAAATAAAATAATCACTAAATTTATTAATTCTCTTATGTATGATGGCAAAAAAAGCGTCGCTACTGAGATAATGTATGGTGCCATTAAAGCCATAGAAAAGAAAAATGCTGAGGTTAAAGGCATCGATATTTTTAACGATGCTATTGAAAATGTAAAACCTATTTTAGAAGTTAAATCACGCCGTGTTGGTGGTGCTACTTATCAAGTACCAGTTGAGGTTCGCCCAGCTCGCCAACAAGCTCTTGCTATTCGCTGGCTTATAACTTACGCTAGAAAGAGAAGCGAAAGAACTATGATAGATAAACTAGCGAATGAGCTCTTAGATGCGGCAAACTCAAAAGGTGCATCTTTCAAGAAGAAGGAAGATACTTACAAGATGGCAGAGGCTAATAAAGCATTTGCTCACTACCGCTGGTAA
- the rpsL gene encoding 30S ribosomal protein S12 — translation MPTINQLVRKERKKVTVKSKSPALKECPQRRGVCTRVYTTTPKKPNSALRKVAKVRLTSGFEVISYIGGEGHNLQEHSIVLVRGGRVKDLPGVKYHIVRGALDTAGVAKRTVSRSKYGAKRPKAGAAAATKK, via the coding sequence GTGCCAACCATAAATCAATTGGTCAGAAAAGAACGCAAGAAAGTGACTGTTAAGTCAAAATCTCCAGCGTTAAAAGAGTGCCCTCAAAGAAGAGGAGTTTGCACTAGGGTTTATACTACAACTCCTAAAAAACCAAACTCAGCTTTGAGGAAAGTTGCCAAAGTCAGGCTAACAAGCGGTTTTGAAGTCATCAGCTATATCGGTGGTGAAGGTCACAACCTACAAGAACACAGTATCGTTTTAGTTCGCGGTGGTAGGGTTAAAGACTTACCAGGTGTTAAATATCACATCGTTCGTGGTGCACTTGATACTGCTGGTGTTGCAAAAAGAACAGTTTCTCGTTCTAAATATGGTGCGAAACGCCCTAAAGCTGGCGCTGCAGCTGCAACAAAAAAGTAA
- a CDS encoding DoxX family protein, with the protein MKNVDLGLLFIRLGLGICLFMHGFGKILHGLSGVKGILVNAGLPGFLAYFSYLGEVLAPIMLIIGFYSRVGAILVLGTSITILYSYYGFANLFALNEVNGFKSELICLYIAISLCILLIGSGKYAVKQD; encoded by the coding sequence ATGAAAAACGTTGATCTAGGACTTTTATTTATACGTTTAGGACTCGGTATCTGCCTTTTTATGCATGGCTTTGGTAAAATTTTACATGGACTTAGTGGAGTAAAAGGTATATTAGTAAATGCTGGTTTACCTGGATTTTTGGCATATTTTTCTTACCTTGGAGAGGTCTTAGCGCCAATTATGTTAATTATTGGTTTTTATTCAAGGGTAGGCGCTATCCTAGTTTTAGGTACTAGTATTACTATTTTATACTCGTACTATGGATTTGCAAATTTATTTGCATTAAATGAGGTTAATGGATTTAAATCAGAGCTTATTTGCCTTTATATTGCTATTTCACTTTGTATTCTTTTGATAGGTAGTGGCAAATATGCTGTCAAACAAGACTAA